A part of Manduca sexta isolate Smith_Timp_Sample1 chromosome 10, JHU_Msex_v1.0, whole genome shotgun sequence genomic DNA contains:
- the LOC115443843 gene encoding glyoxylate reductase/hydroxypyruvate reductase isoform X2: MSFQVYIADKRYPAVGLDLLRKTTQTTFLTYLEYGEDSLKEIKNNIKGCDGLIWNTHHPLTAEILDLAGPQLKVISSTSTGFDHIDLGEVKKRGIPLGYARLVLNNSVADVAVGLMIAAARRFKEGVINTESGNWELGAQWRLGQDITGSTVGIVGLGSIGQAVVRRLKGFDVAKFLYCGRREKPEAKTLGVQRVSLEQLLAESDYVILACPLTDETKELINANTLKMMKKTAVLVNIARGGLVEQDALYEALKENRIFAAGLDVVTPEPIPKDHKILSLPNCFVTPHMGGATMSNLNTKAIIAAKNILLGLEGKPLLYPVI, translated from the exons ATGTCGTTTCAGGTTTATATTGCTGATAAACGGTACCCAGCTGTTGGTTTGGACTTATTGAGAAAAAC AACTCAAACaacttttttaacttatttggAATACGGAGAAGACAgtctaaaagaaataaaaaataatatcaaaggaTGCGACGGATTAATTTGGAACACGCATCATCCACTTACAGCAGAAATATTAGATTTAGCTG GTCCCCAACTAAAAGTGATATCATCAACGTCCACTGGGTTCGACCACATCGACCTTGGAGAGGTGAAAAAACGTGGCATTCCATTGGGCTATGCGCGACTCGTGCTAAACAATTCTGTGGCTGACGTGGCCGTGGGACTCATGATAGCAGCTGCCCGAAGGTTTAAAGAAGGCGTAATAAATACGGAAAG TGGTAATTGGGAGCTCGGAGCGCAATGGAGGCTTGGCCAGGATATAACTGGCAGCACTGTGGGTATCGTTGGGCTGGGTTCCATCGGCCAAGCTGTTGTGAGGAGGCTGAAGGGATTTGACGTTGCCAAGTTCCTCTATTGTGGGCGCCGGGAAAAGCCTGAAG CTAAAACTTTAGGAGTCCAACGAGTGTCCCTCGAGCAGTTGTTAGCAGAAAGTGACTACGTCATCCTAGCTTGCCCTTTAACTGATGAGACGAAGGAGCTCATAAACGCAAACACGCTGAAAATGATGAAGAAAACCGCCGTCTTAGTTAATATTGCGAGAGGAG GGTTGGTAGAACAAGACGCGCTGTACGAGGCGCTGAAGGAGAACAGAATATTCGCGGCCGGCTTGGACGTGGTCACGCCGGAGCCGATACCCAAAGACCACAAGATACTCTCGTTGCCCAACTGCT TTGTAACACCGCATATGGGAGGCGCTACCATGAGCAACCTAAACACCAAAGCTATCATTGCCGCCAAGAACATACTTCTTGGTTTAGAGGGAAAACCGCTTCTATACCCTGTCATATAA
- the LOC115443843 gene encoding glyoxylate reductase/hydroxypyruvate reductase isoform X1, which produces MSFQVYIADKRYPAVGLDLLRKTTQTTFLTYLEYGEDSLKEIKNNIKGCDGLIWNTHHPLTAEILDLAGKILLLCPQLKVISSTSTGFDHIDLGEVKKRGIPLGYARLVLNNSVADVAVGLMIAAARRFKEGVINTESGNWELGAQWRLGQDITGSTVGIVGLGSIGQAVVRRLKGFDVAKFLYCGRREKPEAKTLGVQRVSLEQLLAESDYVILACPLTDETKELINANTLKMMKKTAVLVNIARGGLVEQDALYEALKENRIFAAGLDVVTPEPIPKDHKILSLPNCFVTPHMGGATMSNLNTKAIIAAKNILLGLEGKPLLYPVI; this is translated from the exons ATGTCGTTTCAGGTTTATATTGCTGATAAACGGTACCCAGCTGTTGGTTTGGACTTATTGAGAAAAAC AACTCAAACaacttttttaacttatttggAATACGGAGAAGACAgtctaaaagaaataaaaaataatatcaaaggaTGCGACGGATTAATTTGGAACACGCATCATCCACTTACAGCAGAAATATTAGATTTAGCTGgtaaaatattgcttttat GTCCCCAACTAAAAGTGATATCATCAACGTCCACTGGGTTCGACCACATCGACCTTGGAGAGGTGAAAAAACGTGGCATTCCATTGGGCTATGCGCGACTCGTGCTAAACAATTCTGTGGCTGACGTGGCCGTGGGACTCATGATAGCAGCTGCCCGAAGGTTTAAAGAAGGCGTAATAAATACGGAAAG TGGTAATTGGGAGCTCGGAGCGCAATGGAGGCTTGGCCAGGATATAACTGGCAGCACTGTGGGTATCGTTGGGCTGGGTTCCATCGGCCAAGCTGTTGTGAGGAGGCTGAAGGGATTTGACGTTGCCAAGTTCCTCTATTGTGGGCGCCGGGAAAAGCCTGAAG CTAAAACTTTAGGAGTCCAACGAGTGTCCCTCGAGCAGTTGTTAGCAGAAAGTGACTACGTCATCCTAGCTTGCCCTTTAACTGATGAGACGAAGGAGCTCATAAACGCAAACACGCTGAAAATGATGAAGAAAACCGCCGTCTTAGTTAATATTGCGAGAGGAG GGTTGGTAGAACAAGACGCGCTGTACGAGGCGCTGAAGGAGAACAGAATATTCGCGGCCGGCTTGGACGTGGTCACGCCGGAGCCGATACCCAAAGACCACAAGATACTCTCGTTGCCCAACTGCT TTGTAACACCGCATATGGGAGGCGCTACCATGAGCAACCTAAACACCAAAGCTATCATTGCCGCCAAGAACATACTTCTTGGTTTAGAGGGAAAACCGCTTCTATACCCTGTCATATAA
- the LOC115443844 gene encoding glyoxylate reductase/hydroxypyruvate reductase isoform X3, with amino-acid sequence MSPHILVANKNFPEIALNLLRRKAHVTVVPFLDHEEGILNEIKNNIRECDALIWNTEHRLTGEILDLAGPQLKVISKPGTLIGNVDVDAVKKRGILLSHARYTLDDAVPDLAVGLMIAAGRRFKQSIKQLESGEWKFGKQFTPCQEIAGSVVGIVGLGGIGQEIVRRLKGFNVAKFLYCGPRDKPEANVLGVQRVSLEQLLTESDYVILACAFIEETKHLINSHTLSFMKPTAVLVNISRGGVVDQDALYEALKENRIFAAGLDVVTPEPIPSDHKLLTLPNCFITPHIAGATMKNRTKKYMIAVKNILLGLEGKPLLGPVI; translated from the exons ATGTCACCACATATTTTGGTTGCGAATAAAAATTTCCCAGAGATTGCGTTGAACTTACTGAGAAGGAA AGCTCATGTCACTGTTGTACCTTTTCTGGATCACGAAGAAGgcattttaaatgaaatcaaaAACAACATCAGAGAATGCGACGCGTTAATATGGAACACGGAACATCGACTTACAGGAGAAATATTAGATTTAGctg GTCCCCAACTAAAAGTGATATCAAAGCCTGGCACCCTAATCGGGAACGTAGACGTGGACGCGGTGAAGAAACGTGGTATTTTATTGAGCCACGCGCGGTATACGCTAGATGACGCTGTACCCGATTTAGCAGTCGGGCTCATGATAGCGGCCGGCCGGAGATTTAAACAAAGCATCAAGCAGTTAGAGAG TGGTGAATGGAAGTTTGGCAAACAATTCACACCGTGTCAGGAGATAGCCGGCAGCGTAGTGGGTATAGTTGGGCTGGGGGGCATCGGCCAAGAGATCGTGAGGAGACTAAAAGGATTTAACGTGGCTAAGTTCCTTTATTGTGGACCCAGAGACAAACctgaag CAAATGTTTTGGGAGTCCAGCGAGTATCCCTCGAGCAACTTTTAACAGAAAGTGACTACGTCATCCTAGCATGTGCTTTTATAGAGGAAACAAAACACCTAATAAACTCTCATACTCTTAGTTTCATGAAGCCAACTGCTGTTCTGGTTAATATATCGAGAGGag GCGTGGTAGACCAAGACGCGCTGTACGAGGCGCTGAAGGAGAACAGAATATTCGCGGCCGGCTTGGACGTGGTCACGCCGGAGCCGATACCGAGCGACCACAAGCTACTCACGCTGCCCAACTGCT TTATAACACCACACATCGCGGGGGCTACTATGAAGAATCGAACAAAAAAGTACATGATTGCTGTCAAAAATATACTTCTCGGTTTGGAGGGAAAACCGCTTTTAGGCCCTGTTATCTAa